In Rhodococcus oxybenzonivorans, the following proteins share a genomic window:
- a CDS encoding TlpA family protein disulfide reductase → MATLPRFRRPALAAAALALSAALALTGCTSTDTTAQDPVAPVQVDTVTGTSISVPGDKPTALFFFSVGCGECVGGAKSVAQAAGQLGDKASFVLVDMDPGESAQTVAGFQDFTGTQALPAVIDTGATLTTRLSVASLSTLVVVDPAGKVTYRATDPSADQITTALRDAGAA, encoded by the coding sequence ATGGCCACTCTGCCACGCTTTCGCCGCCCCGCCCTCGCCGCCGCCGCGCTGGCGCTGTCCGCAGCCCTGGCCCTCACCGGGTGCACCTCGACCGACACGACGGCGCAGGATCCGGTGGCGCCGGTGCAGGTCGACACCGTCACCGGCACCTCCATCAGCGTGCCCGGTGACAAGCCGACCGCGTTGTTCTTCTTCTCCGTCGGCTGCGGCGAATGCGTGGGCGGCGCGAAATCGGTGGCGCAGGCGGCCGGACAACTCGGCGACAAGGCGTCGTTCGTGCTGGTCGACATGGATCCGGGTGAATCCGCGCAGACGGTGGCCGGGTTCCAGGACTTCACCGGCACCCAGGCGCTGCCCGCCGTGATCGACACCGGCGCCACCCTCACCACACGACTCTCGGTGGCGTCGCTCTCGACGCTGGTCGTGGTCGATCCGGCGGGCAAGGTCACCTACCGCGCCACCGACCCGTCCGCCGACCAGATCACCACCGCACTGCGCGACGCGGGAGCGGCGTGA
- a CDS encoding ArsR/SmtB family transcription factor, with translation MARSTTATVTVPGAESACTHLDTTAKFFRALSDPTRLKLLEFILAGERTSADCVEHAGISQPRVSVHLSCLADCGYVLARRDGKKLRYSVGDPRVADLVMLARSLAADNSAALGCCPRIPAADGSGRR, from the coding sequence ATGGCCCGGTCCACCACCGCCACTGTCACCGTGCCCGGTGCCGAGTCGGCGTGTACGCATCTGGATACGACGGCGAAGTTTTTTCGCGCCCTGTCGGATCCGACCCGGCTCAAGCTCCTCGAATTCATCCTCGCCGGGGAGCGCACCTCCGCCGACTGCGTCGAACACGCCGGCATCTCGCAGCCCCGGGTGTCGGTACACCTGTCCTGCCTGGCCGACTGCGGGTATGTCCTCGCGCGCCGCGACGGGAAGAAACTGCGGTACTCCGTGGGTGATCCGCGGGTAGCTGACCTGGTGATGCTGGCGCGGTCGCTGGCGGCCGACAACTCCGCCGCGCTGGGCTGCTGCCCGCGCATCCCCGCCGCGGACGGTAGTGGGCGGCGATGA
- the merA gene encoding mercury(II) reductase has product MTLTDSRADLAIIGSGSAAFAAAIAAVNLGKRVVMVERGTVGGTCVNVGCVPSKALLAAAEARHAAEAAGRFPGLTPAEVPLDFPALIAGKDALVGQLQAEKYVDLAADYGWEIVSGTAVFDGSAEAPVLRVARAEGGVRVIEADQYLIATGAAPWAPPIDGLVEAGYLTSTTAMDLQQLPESLIVVGAGYVGLEQAQLFARLGSKVTVIARSRLTSGEEPEISAALEAVFAHERIDVLTAATVEKVLADDGHKVVTVRTGGGASTELRAEQVLMATGRRPNTAGLGLDAVGVAVDERGAVVVDDRQRSSNPRIWAAGDVAGDPQFVYVAAAQGTLVADNALAGADRVLDYTTVPRVTFTSPAIASVGLTDAQAAAAGLACQCRVLGLSSVPRALVNRDTRGLVKIVAEAGTGRIMGVHALSDGAGDLITAATYAMTAGLTVDRLAHTWAPYLTMAEALKLTAQTFTTDVTKLSCCAG; this is encoded by the coding sequence GTGACCTTGACAGATTCCCGCGCCGATCTGGCGATCATCGGTTCCGGCTCGGCGGCGTTCGCCGCCGCCATCGCCGCGGTCAACCTCGGCAAACGGGTGGTGATGGTGGAGCGCGGGACGGTCGGGGGCACGTGCGTGAACGTCGGGTGTGTGCCCTCGAAGGCGCTGCTGGCCGCCGCCGAGGCCCGCCACGCCGCCGAGGCGGCGGGCCGGTTCCCCGGGCTCACCCCCGCCGAGGTGCCGCTGGATTTCCCCGCCCTGATCGCGGGCAAGGACGCGCTGGTCGGGCAGCTGCAGGCGGAGAAGTATGTCGACCTGGCCGCCGACTACGGGTGGGAGATCGTCTCCGGCACCGCGGTGTTCGACGGCAGCGCCGAGGCACCCGTGCTGCGGGTCGCGCGCGCCGAGGGCGGTGTACGGGTGATCGAGGCCGACCAGTATCTGATCGCCACCGGTGCCGCGCCCTGGGCTCCGCCGATCGACGGCCTCGTTGAGGCCGGGTATCTGACCTCGACCACCGCCATGGACCTCCAGCAGCTGCCGGAGTCGCTGATCGTGGTGGGTGCGGGCTATGTGGGGCTCGAGCAGGCCCAGCTGTTCGCCCGCCTGGGCAGCAAGGTCACGGTGATCGCGCGTAGCCGGCTGACCTCGGGTGAGGAACCGGAAATCTCGGCCGCGCTCGAGGCCGTCTTCGCCCACGAGCGCATCGACGTGCTCACCGCCGCCACCGTCGAGAAGGTCCTCGCCGACGACGGGCACAAGGTGGTGACCGTGCGCACCGGCGGCGGCGCCAGCACCGAGCTGCGGGCCGAGCAGGTGCTGATGGCCACCGGCCGCCGCCCCAACACCGCCGGGCTGGGCCTGGATGCGGTCGGCGTCGCCGTCGACGAGCGGGGCGCGGTCGTGGTCGACGACCGCCAGCGCAGCAGCAATCCGCGCATCTGGGCGGCCGGGGACGTGGCCGGGGATCCGCAGTTCGTGTACGTGGCCGCCGCGCAGGGCACCCTGGTCGCCGACAACGCCCTGGCCGGTGCCGATCGCGTCCTGGACTACACCACGGTGCCGCGCGTGACGTTCACCAGCCCCGCGATCGCCTCGGTCGGACTGACCGACGCGCAAGCCGCCGCGGCCGGGCTGGCCTGCCAGTGCCGGGTGCTGGGGTTGTCGAGCGTGCCGCGGGCGCTGGTCAACCGGGACACCCGCGGCCTGGTCAAGATCGTCGCCGAAGCCGGCACCGGCCGGATCATGGGCGTGCACGCCCTCAGCGACGGCGCCGGGGACCTGATCACCGCCGCCACCTATGCGATGACCGCGGGTCTGACCGTCGACCGGCTCGCCCACACCTGGGCGCCGTACCTGACCATGGCCGAAGCGCTGAAACTGACCGCGCAGACTTTCACCACCGACGTCACCAAACTGTCCTGCTGCGCAGGCTGA
- the merB gene encoding organomercurial lyase MerB: MPSRSSTASTPSKPHTVRIWPPTTCAGPVTRADASYGLDPHPGDRPYRRHRHCPIALEESDPMSTDNLTADVFAKILPAGRDRALMRAALRLLAHGTPVTVTELAAAAGVPDLDPAQTPIGADVEYDEAGRIVGWGLTLNPTPHRFSVGGHQLYTWCAPDTLIFPAVIGAPACIESDCPITGTTVRLTIDPVTGVSDLEPATAMVAFVDPDRIQPGHLRATCCNPQMFLATSDAAHHWQAKFPGMTVLPVTDAYHQLARPLADAITDPTTTTGTSACC, translated from the coding sequence ATGCCGAGCAGATCCTCGACCGCATCGACGCCTTCGAAACCGCACACCGTGCGCATCTGGCCACCGACGACCTGTGCTGGGCCGGTGACCCGTGCGGATGCGAGCTACGGGCTTGACCCTCACCCCGGGGACAGACCCTACCGTCGGCACCGTCACTGTCCGATCGCCCTCGAGGAGTCCGATCCCATGAGTACCGACAACCTCACTGCCGACGTTTTCGCCAAGATCCTGCCCGCCGGCCGGGACCGGGCGCTGATGCGCGCCGCGCTGCGGCTGCTCGCCCACGGCACCCCGGTCACCGTCACCGAACTCGCCGCCGCCGCGGGAGTGCCCGACCTCGACCCCGCGCAGACGCCGATCGGCGCCGACGTCGAATACGACGAGGCCGGCCGGATCGTCGGCTGGGGCCTGACCCTCAACCCGACCCCGCACCGGTTCAGCGTCGGTGGCCACCAGCTCTACACCTGGTGTGCCCCCGACACCCTCATCTTCCCCGCCGTCATCGGCGCACCCGCCTGCATCGAATCCGACTGCCCGATCACGGGCACCACCGTGCGCCTGACCATCGACCCCGTCACCGGGGTCAGCGACCTGGAACCGGCCACCGCGATGGTGGCCTTCGTCGACCCCGACCGGATCCAGCCCGGTCACCTCCGCGCCACCTGCTGCAACCCGCAGATGTTCCTCGCCACCTCCGACGCCGCCCACCACTGGCAGGCGAAATTCCCAGGCATGACGGTGCTGCCGGTCACCGACGCCTACCACCAGCTCGCCCGCCCCCTCGCCGACGCGATCACCGACCCGACCACGACCACCGGAACCAGCGCCTGCTGCTAG
- a CDS encoding Tn3 family transposase: MATRVFADEELQRLREFPEISREELFRYFTLTPADLAFVAPQGRGPAVRLGLAVALCTLPWLGFVPDKVPSAPPVAVARLADQLNIDAAQLRSYGKRAQTRTEHVRLVAQYLGWRPAGAMELKELDEFLLARAMEHDSPTLLFRLACEYLISARVIRPGPETVVRRVAHARTRAQRETYDRLAREFTPQRCKELDALLVVDPSIEMSRLRWLSTGPVEASATAVKAEVEKLVFLRNLGADELDMSVLPAERRRFLATVGRRLTGQALERRDPQRRYPILLTVLAQSATDVLDEVVQLFDQAISARLSKAERRMRDELAERGKAGEDRQGLLDDLLAIVCDLQIPDEEIGGLIRGDRIGWERLRAAVAQAKPRLPRDHGHLAALDSSYSYLRQFTPQVLSTVRFAGGTAATELLIGVHMLRELNATGTRKVPDDAPTGFVPTKWRGYLDEARKAGNTTAYRHYWELCVLLGLRDGLRSGDVFVPGSRRYADPAAYLLTPQAWEPQRDEFCRLVGKSADPARALATATDELDAAMGELEKVLAGGDGPVRLDEAGDLVISPLSAEDVPAEATALKAELTEMLPFAPIVSLLIELDKRTGYLDCFTHAGGKQARSPELKRNLIAVLLAYSTNLGLTRMAEASGLSYDILAWTSEWYVREETLRAANLTIIDYHQRLPLTPVFGAGTLSSSDGQRFPTRGKSVTARALSRYFANEGLSTYTHVTDQHATYGTKVIVATRREAHYVLDEILGNATDLPITEHATDTHGVTLVNFGLFDLLGLQLSPRIRDLGRITLYRAAPRAQVESAFPHAGPLLTRKLNLDLIAEHYDDLLRLSGSLKFGHATASLLVGKLSASGRQNALAAALKEYGALRRTIYAARYLSDPGYRRKISRQLNKGESLHALRRDLLYAHEGAVRARHLEGQTEQAWCLTLATNAVIAWTTEYYGLATEQMRRAGRRIDDEVLTHISPAHSENINFFGAIEVDIDAELAQLGPTGYRPLRVRDTLF; encoded by the coding sequence GTGGCGACGCGGGTATTCGCGGACGAGGAGTTGCAGCGCCTGCGGGAGTTCCCGGAGATCAGTCGTGAGGAGTTGTTCCGGTACTTCACGCTGACCCCGGCGGATCTGGCGTTTGTTGCTCCGCAGGGCAGGGGCCCTGCGGTCCGTCTGGGCCTGGCGGTGGCGTTGTGCACCTTGCCGTGGCTGGGGTTCGTGCCGGACAAGGTGCCGTCGGCGCCGCCGGTGGCGGTGGCCCGGCTGGCGGATCAGCTGAATATCGATGCAGCGCAGCTTCGTTCGTATGGCAAGCGGGCGCAGACGCGGACCGAGCATGTGCGGCTGGTGGCCCAGTATCTGGGGTGGCGGCCTGCCGGGGCGATGGAGTTGAAGGAGCTGGATGAGTTTCTGCTGGCGCGGGCGATGGAGCACGATTCGCCGACGCTGTTGTTCCGGCTGGCGTGTGAGTACCTGATCTCGGCGCGGGTGATCCGGCCGGGCCCGGAAACGGTGGTCCGCCGGGTCGCGCACGCTCGCACGCGGGCGCAGCGGGAGACCTACGACCGGTTGGCGCGCGAGTTCACGCCGCAGCGGTGTAAGGAACTGGATGCGTTGCTGGTCGTCGACCCGTCGATCGAGATGTCGCGGTTGCGGTGGTTGTCGACCGGCCCGGTGGAGGCGTCGGCGACCGCGGTGAAGGCCGAGGTCGAGAAGCTGGTGTTCCTGCGCAACCTGGGCGCGGATGAGCTGGACATGTCGGTGCTGCCGGCGGAGCGGCGGCGGTTCCTGGCGACGGTGGGCCGCCGCTTGACGGGCCAAGCCCTCGAACGCCGGGATCCGCAACGCCGCTACCCGATTCTGCTCACCGTGTTGGCGCAGTCGGCCACCGATGTGCTCGACGAGGTGGTGCAGCTGTTCGATCAGGCGATCTCGGCCAGGTTGAGCAAGGCCGAACGCCGGATGCGCGACGAGCTGGCCGAGCGCGGTAAGGCCGGAGAGGATCGGCAGGGGTTGCTCGACGACCTGCTGGCGATCGTCTGTGACCTGCAGATCCCCGACGAGGAGATCGGCGGCCTGATCCGGGGCGATCGGATCGGATGGGAGCGGTTGCGGGCCGCGGTCGCGCAGGCCAAGCCTCGGCTGCCGCGCGATCACGGGCACCTGGCCGCTCTGGACAGCTCGTACTCCTACCTGCGGCAGTTCACCCCGCAGGTGCTGTCGACAGTCCGGTTCGCCGGCGGCACCGCCGCGACCGAGCTGCTGATCGGGGTGCACATGCTGCGGGAGCTGAACGCGACCGGTACCCGCAAGGTGCCCGACGACGCGCCGACCGGGTTCGTGCCGACGAAGTGGCGCGGCTACCTCGACGAGGCCCGCAAAGCCGGTAACACCACCGCCTATCGGCACTACTGGGAGCTGTGCGTGCTGCTGGGGCTGCGTGACGGGTTGCGCAGCGGGGATGTGTTCGTGCCGGGGTCGCGCCGCTACGCCGACCCGGCCGCGTACCTGCTGACCCCGCAGGCGTGGGAGCCGCAGCGTGACGAGTTCTGCCGCCTGGTCGGCAAGTCCGCTGATCCCGCTCGCGCGCTGGCGACCGCCACCGACGAGCTCGACGCCGCTATGGGCGAGTTGGAGAAGGTGCTCGCCGGCGGCGACGGGCCGGTCCGTCTCGATGAGGCCGGTGACCTGGTGATCTCACCGCTGTCGGCGGAGGATGTGCCCGCGGAGGCGACGGCGCTCAAGGCCGAGCTGACGGAGATGCTGCCGTTCGCGCCGATCGTGTCGCTGCTGATCGAGCTGGACAAACGCACCGGCTACCTGGACTGCTTCACCCACGCCGGCGGCAAACAGGCCCGCAGCCCGGAGCTGAAACGCAACCTCATCGCCGTCCTGCTGGCCTACTCCACCAACCTCGGGCTGACCCGAATGGCCGAGGCGTCGGGCCTCTCCTACGACATCCTGGCCTGGACCAGCGAATGGTATGTGCGGGAGGAGACGCTGCGGGCGGCGAACCTGACGATCATCGACTACCACCAAAGGCTGCCGCTGACCCCGGTCTTCGGCGCCGGCACCCTGTCGTCGAGTGATGGGCAACGGTTCCCGACCCGCGGCAAATCGGTCACCGCCAGAGCGTTGAGCCGCTATTTCGCGAACGAAGGACTGAGCACGTATACCCATGTCACCGATCAGCACGCCACCTACGGCACCAAGGTCATCGTCGCGACGAGACGCGAAGCTCACTACGTGCTGGACGAAATCCTCGGCAATGCAACGGATCTGCCGATCACCGAGCATGCGACCGACACGCACGGCGTCACCCTCGTGAACTTCGGGCTGTTCGACCTGCTCGGATTGCAGCTCTCGCCCCGCATCCGGGACCTGGGCCGGATCACCCTGTATCGGGCGGCGCCTCGGGCCCAGGTGGAGTCCGCGTTCCCGCACGCCGGGCCGCTGCTGACCCGCAAGCTGAATCTGGATCTCATCGCCGAGCACTACGACGACCTGCTCCGGCTGAGCGGGTCGCTGAAGTTCGGGCACGCCACCGCGTCGCTGCTGGTCGGCAAGCTCTCCGCGTCGGGCCGGCAGAACGCCCTCGCGGCGGCGCTCAAGGAATACGGGGCGCTGCGGCGCACGATCTACGCCGCCCGGTACCTGTCCGACCCGGGCTATCGGCGCAAGATCTCCCGACAGCTCAACAAGGGCGAATCCCTGCACGCGCTCCGCCGCGACCTGCTCTACGCGCACGAAGGCGCCGTGCGCGCGAGGCACCTGGAGGGACAGACCGAACAGGCATGGTGCCTCACGTTGGCGACCAACGCCGTCATCGCCTGGACCACAGAGTATTACGGGCTGGCGACCGAACAGATGCGGCGGGCCGGGCGGCGCATCGACGACGAGGTGCTGACGCACATCTCCCCGGCCCACAGCGAGAACATCAACTTCTTCGGCGCCATCGAGGTCGACATCGACGCCGAACTCGCCCAGCTCGGCCCCACCGGGTACCGGCCGCTGCGCGTGCGGGACACCCTGTTCTGA
- a CDS encoding ATP-grasp domain-containing protein: protein MTLYLTALNPTDAVTHGVLPAAARLGLPTVVLTDDPDAHRTRYADHPHPPAAVELADVREAGSVAARVFALTERYGAATAVLSNSDHLQAATAQTAELLGLPGKDWRAALRCKNKYLTRRALTESALDTVASVEIGPTDDVRTTAADLPFPAVVKPREGVASEDVLLVEDLEGLEAEVARVRARRGAIALVAEEYLPGELYTYDTLGDGERLHHFGSWRTTLGAPPFFAEHRREWHPRLPAAVETHLRAQLAALGVGFGACHTEFVIDGDRARIIEVNYRLIGDTMDLICAELLGIDLFAELIQLHLGRPLRGDLPDPVDLGRHARIDYVTADRAGTLTEAPPPLRTALPGGISLGHRQLREIGVSAPLHGTNRDYLSVVHAIGPAPDPVDAAVEDYLASHTWTVTA, encoded by the coding sequence TTGACCCTCTATCTCACCGCACTGAACCCGACCGACGCTGTCACGCATGGCGTTCTGCCCGCCGCCGCCCGGTTGGGCTTGCCGACCGTGGTGCTCACCGATGACCCGGACGCGCACCGTACCCGGTACGCCGACCATCCGCACCCACCGGCGGCCGTGGAGTTGGCGGACGTGCGTGAGGCGGGCTCGGTGGCGGCACGGGTGTTCGCGCTGACCGAGCGTTACGGGGCGGCGACGGCGGTGCTGAGCAACAGCGACCACCTGCAAGCCGCGACCGCGCAGACGGCCGAACTCCTCGGCCTGCCCGGCAAGGACTGGCGGGCAGCGCTGCGCTGTAAGAACAAATATCTCACTCGGCGCGCGTTGACCGAGTCCGCTCTGGACACCGTGGCGAGCGTGGAGATCGGCCCGACGGACGACGTGCGCACCACTGCGGCCGATCTGCCGTTCCCCGCGGTGGTCAAGCCGCGGGAGGGCGTGGCCAGTGAGGACGTCCTGCTCGTCGAGGACCTGGAGGGGCTGGAGGCCGAGGTAGCGCGCGTCCGGGCGCGGCGCGGCGCGATCGCCTTGGTCGCCGAGGAGTATCTGCCCGGGGAGCTCTACACCTACGACACCCTCGGCGACGGTGAGCGGCTGCACCATTTCGGATCCTGGCGAACCACTCTCGGCGCGCCACCGTTCTTCGCCGAGCACCGGCGGGAGTGGCACCCTCGGCTGCCCGCGGCCGTCGAAACCCACCTGCGGGCGCAGCTGGCTGCCCTGGGTGTGGGTTTCGGGGCCTGTCACACCGAATTCGTCATCGACGGCGACCGCGCGCGGATCATCGAGGTCAATTACCGGCTCATCGGCGACACCATGGACCTGATCTGCGCCGAACTGCTCGGCATCGACCTGTTCGCCGAGCTGATCCAGCTTCACCTCGGACGGCCACTGCGCGGCGACCTGCCTGATCCGGTGGACCTGGGGCGACATGCGCGGATCGACTATGTCACCGCGGACCGGGCCGGCACACTCACCGAGGCGCCGCCGCCCCTGCGCACCGCACTGCCGGGCGGGATCAGCCTGGGACATCGGCAGCTCCGCGAGATCGGGGTGAGCGCACCCCTGCACGGCACCAACCGCGACTACCTCTCGGTGGTACACGCCATCGGACCCGCGCCTGACCCGGTGGACGCCGCGGTCGAGGACTACCTGGCCAGCCACACCTGGACGGTGACGGCGTGA
- a CDS encoding IucA/IucC family protein has product MSTLELAVPDADAAPEAELLLRVLDALLREDHLGIHTAGELTGGPGDRFGHSLWWRAPLPGGRMVHLPVRPDGFLADHALAAAMIVVTDPAGSVDEESSLTGVLAALAPRDDADAEAGWAAFIEECRQTAEVVRLHVTAEPALHARVATAAGDGFGGLLQHEALAALRDHPVHPTGRCRWGMTAGEVRRYAPEYLPTFALRWTAVPRERMRLSAALAAGLPEWWPTTQALGLPADHIPVPVHPLTVEREGLVVAATPGPDVLPTLSTRTVALAGDPRVHLKLPLPTATLGQRNRRTIKPGTLANGETVHQLLAAVLERETTLHARVLLADESRWADSDDELLAFLIRLYPPEVADHTLVPVAGLLAADPARPGHRMIDRLAEQATGGDVLAWFDAYLTALFDWHVALWLRYGIALEAHQQNITVAQAPGGALRLIYKDNDSGRIDCPRLSAALGQTVRPQDFTDPRLPITEPSELADMFTTITLHLCVAALIVEESGGDPRRRLELFDLARTRLEEALMRWHDPGDPGSHAAAALLRSRVLDADRLPIKAMITAGTLLPKHRLDCSDVNKYYLRCGPNYLRAAQP; this is encoded by the coding sequence GTGAGCACACTCGAACTCGCCGTTCCCGACGCCGATGCCGCGCCGGAAGCCGAACTGCTGCTCCGCGTGCTCGACGCCCTGCTACGGGAGGATCACCTCGGAATCCATACCGCCGGGGAACTGACCGGCGGTCCCGGCGACCGGTTCGGGCATTCCCTCTGGTGGCGGGCGCCGTTGCCGGGTGGGCGGATGGTCCACCTGCCGGTGCGTCCGGACGGGTTCCTCGCCGACCACGCATTGGCCGCCGCCATGATCGTGGTCACCGATCCCGCCGGCAGCGTCGACGAAGAGTCGAGCCTGACCGGCGTACTGGCCGCACTGGCTCCCCGCGACGACGCCGACGCCGAGGCCGGGTGGGCGGCCTTCATTGAGGAATGCCGGCAGACCGCCGAGGTGGTCCGGTTGCATGTCACGGCGGAACCTGCCCTGCACGCCCGGGTGGCCACCGCCGCCGGCGACGGGTTCGGCGGGCTGCTGCAGCACGAGGCGCTGGCCGCGCTGCGGGACCATCCCGTGCATCCGACCGGCCGATGCCGCTGGGGCATGACCGCCGGCGAGGTGCGCCGCTATGCCCCCGAATACCTGCCGACCTTCGCGCTGCGCTGGACCGCGGTTCCCCGTGAGCGGATGCGACTGTCCGCCGCGCTGGCGGCCGGGCTGCCCGAGTGGTGGCCGACCACGCAGGCGCTCGGCCTGCCCGCCGATCACATTCCCGTGCCCGTGCATCCCCTCACCGTCGAACGCGAGGGCTTGGTCGTGGCCGCCACGCCCGGCCCGGACGTGCTGCCCACACTCTCTACCCGCACCGTCGCCTTGGCCGGTGACCCTCGTGTGCACCTCAAGCTGCCGTTGCCGACCGCGACGCTGGGGCAGCGCAATCGGCGCACCATCAAACCCGGAACGCTGGCGAACGGGGAAACCGTGCACCAGCTGCTGGCGGCCGTGCTCGAACGCGAAACCACCCTGCACGCACGGGTGTTACTGGCCGACGAGTCCCGTTGGGCGGACAGCGACGACGAACTGCTCGCGTTCCTGATCCGCCTCTACCCACCCGAGGTCGCCGATCACACGCTGGTGCCGGTCGCGGGGCTCCTCGCTGCCGATCCGGCCCGGCCCGGCCACCGAATGATCGATCGGCTGGCCGAGCAGGCCACCGGAGGAGACGTCCTCGCCTGGTTCGATGCATACCTGACCGCACTGTTCGACTGGCACGTGGCGCTGTGGCTGCGTTATGGGATCGCGCTCGAGGCGCACCAGCAGAACATCACGGTGGCGCAGGCACCCGGTGGCGCACTGCGGCTGATCTACAAAGACAACGACAGCGGCCGGATCGATTGCCCACGGCTGTCCGCCGCCCTCGGTCAGACCGTGCGGCCGCAGGACTTCACCGATCCGCGCCTGCCGATCACCGAACCGTCCGAACTGGCCGACATGTTCACCACGATCACCCTGCATCTGTGCGTGGCCGCGCTGATCGTCGAGGAATCCGGCGGCGACCCCCGGCGCCGGCTCGAGCTGTTCGACCTCGCTCGCACCCGGCTCGAGGAGGCGCTGATGCGCTGGCACGACCCCGGCGATCCCGGCTCGCACGCCGCCGCCGCGCTGCTGCGCTCGCGGGTCCTCGACGCCGATCGGCTGCCGATCAAGGCGATGATCACCGCCGGAACCCTGCTGCCCAAACACCGACTCGACTGTTCCGACGTCAACAAGTACTACCTGCGGTGCGGGCCGAACTACCTCAGGGCGGCGCAGCCGTGA
- a CDS encoding MFS transporter: MTPSGLPPLEAVDHPTPTTGLRRGHVGAIAASHCATSFAALGLPPYLSQLLPELGDPHARWAGLLYVLPTLCTALSAPVWGRLADRYGRKRLLVRAQLGLMLAFGLAALAESITTLAIALAAQGLLGGTYSASTGYLAAGLRGHALARGLAMMQISARTSLAGAPVVVGVLSTTLDIQQMYGLAALLPAAAAVAVMLLPEPTDGGQADDRAAETTPPPGEKQRRITVAGLGLAEAGFVLVTVVTYPYFLPLLAQVAPGLPPVAGGLLFAAPHVCYIVASTPALRWLRDRARTGLIAGYGLAAASAAAHLVPVLIPSAPGLVFVLAGRVLLGAALTFGLTSLSLLAAEAVASRRPGQLFGTVEACSKGGAVVAGVSASALVAVGAGAPLVVSVAAGIALAAGVTRFTASRSPLPHDDSERSSL, from the coding sequence GTGACACCGTCGGGTCTCCCACCGCTCGAGGCAGTCGACCATCCCACGCCGACCACCGGGCTGCGCCGCGGACACGTCGGAGCCATCGCGGCGTCGCATTGCGCCACCTCCTTCGCCGCGCTGGGCCTGCCGCCCTACCTGTCGCAGTTATTACCCGAACTCGGTGACCCGCACGCGCGGTGGGCCGGACTGCTCTATGTCCTTCCCACCCTCTGCACCGCGCTGTCCGCCCCCGTCTGGGGCCGGCTGGCGGACCGTTACGGGCGCAAGCGACTGCTGGTGCGCGCCCAGCTGGGACTGATGCTGGCGTTCGGGCTGGCGGCGCTGGCGGAGAGCATCACCACGTTGGCCATTGCGCTTGCCGCACAGGGCCTGCTCGGTGGAACCTATTCCGCCAGCACCGGTTACCTGGCCGCGGGATTGCGCGGCCATGCCCTGGCCCGGGGGCTGGCGATGATGCAGATCTCGGCCCGCACCTCGTTGGCGGGTGCCCCGGTCGTGGTCGGAGTGCTCTCCACCACCCTCGATATCCAGCAGATGTACGGGCTGGCCGCATTGTTGCCTGCCGCGGCCGCGGTCGCGGTCATGCTGCTTCCGGAACCGACCGACGGCGGCCAGGCCGATGACCGGGCCGCGGAGACGACACCGCCGCCCGGCGAGAAACAACGACGCATCACCGTCGCCGGCCTGGGCCTGGCCGAGGCCGGGTTCGTGTTGGTCACCGTCGTGACCTACCCGTACTTCCTGCCCCTCCTCGCTCAGGTCGCGCCGGGCCTCCCCCCGGTGGCCGGAGGACTGTTGTTCGCCGCCCCGCACGTGTGCTACATCGTCGCCTCCACACCGGCACTGCGCTGGCTCCGTGACCGCGCCAGGACGGGTTTGATCGCCGGTTACGGTCTCGCCGCCGCCTCCGCGGCGGCGCATCTGGTGCCCGTGCTCATTCCGTCGGCGCCCGGTCTGGTGTTCGTACTGGCCGGACGCGTGCTCCTCGGTGCGGCCCTGACCTTCGGGCTGACGTCGCTGTCACTGCTCGCCGCCGAAGCGGTGGCCTCTCGGCGACCCGGCCAACTGTTCGGCACGGTCGAGGCCTGCTCCAAGGGCGGCGCCGTGGTGGCCGGAGTCAGCGCCTCCGCGCTGGTCGCGGTCGGCGCGGGCGCCCCACTGGTCGTGTCCGTCGCCGCCGGAATCGCACTCGCGGCCGGCGTCACCCGCTTCACCGCATCCCGATCCCCTCTCCCGCACGACGATTCCGAACGGAGTTCGCTGTGA